Proteins co-encoded in one Thermodesulfobacteriota bacterium genomic window:
- a CDS encoding thymidylate synthase encodes MKIHFIKARDLPDLWFQAVNDILDHGRKFKIDRGSYAGQTRLEYDFFCGHITHPFVKPLLPDIPPTCGIPNPVEESYIYGGNGYERSYIEYLMTGEKQPGESYTYGERLTKVPLTGNKLAWWEKENREIIDKREIDEKTVFEEDGVLYLNQIEWIIDTYKKYGVRNNQMVLQVAHPSDLTLVDPPCLRSIDTRIQDETLTFFIYFRSWDLWGGLPANLAGIQNLKEYMAGEIGVKDGEMIVESKGLHLYGYAEDLAKLRCLKD; translated from the coding sequence ATGAAAATTCATTTTATAAAAGCCAGAGACCTTCCGGATCTTTGGTTTCAGGCGGTTAACGATATTCTGGACCATGGTCGTAAATTTAAGATAGACCGGGGAAGTTATGCGGGGCAGACCAGACTCGAGTATGATTTTTTCTGTGGCCACATCACCCATCCTTTTGTTAAACCGTTGTTGCCGGACATCCCTCCGACCTGCGGGATACCAAACCCGGTGGAAGAATCATATATTTATGGAGGGAACGGATATGAAAGATCGTATATCGAATACCTTATGACAGGTGAAAAACAACCCGGAGAGTCCTATACCTACGGCGAAAGGCTTACCAAAGTACCGCTGACCGGCAATAAGCTGGCCTGGTGGGAAAAAGAGAACAGGGAAATTATTGATAAAAGGGAGATAGATGAAAAGACCGTTTTTGAAGAAGATGGAGTCCTTTATTTAAACCAGATTGAATGGATAATAGATACTTATAAAAAATACGGGGTACGTAACAACCAGATGGTTTTACAGGTGGCTCACCCGTCGGACCTAACCCTGGTTGATCCGCCGTGTCTCAGATCGATCGATACCAGGATTCAGGATGAGACACTCACCTTTTTTATTTATTTCAGGTCCTGGGACCTGTGGGGAGGGTTACCGGCAAATCTGGCTGGTATACAAAACCTGAAAGAATACATGGCGGGCGAAATTGGGGTTAAAGACGGAGAGATGATCGTCGAAAGCAAAGGGCTTCACCTATATGGCTACGCCGAGGACCTGGCAAAGCTAAGATGTTTAAAAGATTAA
- a CDS encoding UvrD-helicase domain-containing protein, producing the protein MKFIADLHIHSKFSIATAKKLDLENLYIAAQLKGITVIGTGDFTHPGWFAELKDKLVPAEPGLYKLKDHLAKECDKQVPLLCRSKVRFVLSCEISNIYKKDGKVRKNHNLIFIPDLATAEIFNSKLDKIGNIKSDGRPILGLDAKNLLEIMLDTSDQAFFIPAHIWTPWFSVMGSKSGFNSIEECFEDLTSHIFAVETGLSSDPPMNWRISSLDGLTLVSNSDAHSPMKLGREANLFNTDLSYYGIRSAIKEGDKKRFPGTFEFFPQEGKYHLDGHRKCNLRLTPKETMKYKGICPVCNKPLTLGVLYRVEELADRPDNINPQQKNPFYSIVPLAAILSEILKVGPTSKKVKQKYNDLLEKFGPEFNILHQINEDSLKKSGIPLLSEAIKRMRNKQITLQPGYDGEFGKVIIFTQEERERLSKQKTLFNYQPVTNASNQQHVEKKEKPLKEEKKQITTLKTKRETEHDILNSLNQDQQKAVLHKNGPLMIIAGPGTGKTRTLTHRIAYLIKEKEVPAKNILAVTFTNKAATEMKQRLERLLGGIKQFPLMVTFHAFCYQLLQQQDNLSKISVIDDDERKATVLQAINDIKNKGLNINEKPNVLSDKIVYAKQHILGPDDDLKDITGEKNTEPFALVYRAYQNLLSAQKLCDFEDLIYLVVKRFEQNDIKNKRYTNKFKFVFVDEYQDINHGQYKIIKALAPPDKPAGNLCVIGDPNQAIYGFRGSDIRYFNRFTKDYSDSKIISLTKNYRSTKAILNASYQIIKNRSPIHSANKPNKTERSDKLTTRIYSEIKGLKKILILECLTEKAEAESICHAIEQMIGGTGHHSIDTGRVNDFYSPKEMSFSDFAVLYRTKTQSRIITDVLNKRGVPVQTVSRDDMFNHKHIKQLISLLKIVEETGSYNDLKRVIKTISPGISSQTADIFLSWAKKNKFSLKKAIITSSRFPITGMSSKRQIRFQTFLDTFSGFKTETKEMDVEEKLLYITENTKLKTTSKNNPASKDVFDKLIDMSKKHGNSSNEFFTTLTLQSDTDSYYPQAEKVSLMTMHAAKGLEFAVVFIAGCEKGYIPFERSGEKKTDINEERRLFYVAMTRAKQRLYLTRAKKRTIFGKTLSRDLSPFVADIEKQLKKQETPVPQKKKNRPVQLELF; encoded by the coding sequence GTGAAATTTATCGCCGATCTCCACATTCACTCTAAATTTTCTATCGCCACGGCCAAAAAGTTAGACCTTGAAAATCTTTATATTGCCGCCCAATTAAAAGGGATAACCGTGATAGGAACAGGTGATTTTACCCATCCGGGATGGTTTGCTGAATTAAAAGATAAACTTGTTCCAGCTGAACCGGGTCTTTATAAGTTAAAAGACCATCTGGCAAAGGAGTGTGATAAACAAGTTCCCCTTTTATGCCGGTCAAAGGTTCGCTTTGTTTTAAGTTGTGAAATAAGCAATATTTATAAAAAGGACGGAAAAGTAAGAAAAAATCACAATCTTATATTCATTCCGGATTTAGCAACGGCTGAAATTTTTAATTCAAAGCTGGATAAAATAGGAAATATAAAGTCCGATGGAAGACCGATATTGGGTCTTGATGCAAAAAACCTGCTCGAAATAATGCTCGACACTTCAGATCAGGCCTTTTTCATACCCGCCCATATCTGGACGCCCTGGTTTTCGGTGATGGGTTCTAAATCCGGTTTTAATTCCATAGAAGAATGTTTTGAAGACCTTACTTCACACATATTTGCCGTTGAAACCGGTCTTTCTTCCGATCCGCCGATGAATTGGAGAATATCCTCGCTGGATGGCCTCACCCTTGTATCAAATTCGGATGCCCATTCACCCATGAAACTTGGTCGAGAGGCAAATCTGTTTAATACAGATCTTTCATACTATGGCATCAGATCAGCCATAAAAGAAGGAGATAAAAAACGATTTCCCGGCACGTTCGAGTTTTTTCCCCAGGAGGGCAAATATCATCTGGACGGACATCGGAAATGTAATCTGCGTTTAACACCCAAAGAGACCATGAAATATAAAGGTATATGCCCTGTTTGTAATAAACCTTTAACATTGGGGGTGTTATATAGAGTTGAGGAGCTTGCGGACAGGCCTGATAATATAAATCCGCAACAGAAAAATCCGTTTTATAGTATTGTGCCATTAGCCGCGATACTATCCGAAATTTTAAAAGTGGGTCCAACTTCAAAAAAGGTTAAACAAAAGTACAATGATTTGCTGGAAAAATTTGGTCCCGAATTTAACATACTTCACCAAATAAATGAGGATTCTCTAAAAAAATCGGGAATTCCTTTATTGAGTGAAGCCATTAAAAGAATGAGAAACAAACAAATCACGCTTCAGCCCGGATACGATGGAGAATTTGGCAAGGTAATCATATTTACCCAGGAAGAAAGAGAACGGCTTTCAAAACAGAAAACGCTGTTTAATTACCAGCCCGTAACAAATGCGTCTAACCAACAACATGTGGAGAAAAAAGAAAAACCATTAAAAGAAGAAAAAAAACAGATAACCACGCTCAAAACAAAAAGAGAAACAGAACACGATATACTAAACTCATTAAATCAAGATCAGCAAAAAGCCGTCTTACATAAAAACGGTCCGCTGATGATCATTGCCGGACCCGGTACGGGAAAAACAAGAACCCTTACACACCGAATAGCCTATCTGATAAAAGAAAAGGAAGTACCAGCGAAAAACATACTGGCCGTTACTTTTACAAATAAGGCGGCCACGGAGATGAAACAAAGACTGGAGAGATTACTGGGAGGAATTAAACAATTTCCTCTTATGGTTACTTTCCACGCGTTTTGTTATCAGCTATTGCAACAACAGGACAACCTGTCAAAGATATCCGTCATAGATGATGATGAACGAAAAGCGACGGTTTTACAGGCGATAAATGATATCAAAAACAAAGGATTGAACATCAATGAAAAACCCAATGTTCTTTCAGACAAAATCGTCTATGCCAAACAGCACATACTTGGTCCTGACGACGATCTTAAAGACATTACTGGGGAAAAAAACACAGAACCATTTGCCCTTGTTTACCGGGCTTATCAAAACCTTTTATCCGCACAAAAACTATGTGACTTTGAAGATCTGATATATTTAGTAGTAAAACGTTTTGAACAAAATGATATCAAAAATAAACGATACACCAACAAGTTTAAATTTGTTTTTGTGGATGAATACCAGGACATAAACCACGGGCAATATAAAATAATAAAAGCGCTGGCTCCGCCGGATAAGCCAGCCGGCAACCTGTGTGTGATCGGTGATCCCAATCAGGCCATTTATGGATTTAGGGGTTCGGATATCAGGTATTTTAATCGGTTTACCAAAGATTACAGTGATAGCAAAATCATATCACTGACAAAAAACTATCGCTCCACCAAAGCCATTCTTAATGCATCGTATCAGATTATTAAAAACAGAAGCCCGATTCATTCAGCCAATAAACCAAACAAAACGGAACGATCAGACAAACTGACCACCCGGATTTATTCTGAGATAAAAGGATTAAAAAAAATATTAATCCTTGAATGTTTAACGGAAAAAGCGGAAGCAGAATCAATCTGCCATGCCATTGAACAAATGATAGGAGGAACGGGGCATCACAGTATTGATACCGGAAGGGTTAATGATTTTTATTCCCCAAAAGAAATGAGCTTTTCCGATTTTGCCGTTTTATACCGGACCAAAACTCAAAGCCGAATCATAACCGATGTTTTAAATAAAAGAGGTGTTCCTGTTCAAACGGTAAGCAGGGATGATATGTTTAACCATAAACATATTAAGCAACTTATATCATTATTAAAAATTGTTGAGGAGACCGGGTCATACAACGACCTTAAAAGGGTAATAAAGACCATATCGCCCGGAATCAGCAGCCAGACAGCGGATATTTTTTTATCCTGGGCGAAAAAAAATAAATTTTCTTTAAAAAAAGCCATAATTACCAGCAGTCGCTTTCCCATCACAGGGATGAGCAGCAAAAGACAGATCCGCTTTCAGACATTTTTGGATACTTTTTCAGGATTTAAAACCGAAACCAAGGAGATGGACGTTGAAGAGAAACTTTTATATATCACGGAAAACACCAAACTGAAAACGACCAGCAAAAACAACCCTGCGTCAAAAGATGTGTTTGACAAGCTGATTGATATGTCAAAAAAACACGGAAATAGTTCAAACGAATTTTTTACCACATTGACCCTGCAAAGCGACACGGATAGCTACTACCCACAGGCTGAAAAGGTGTCACTGATGACCATGCATGCCGCCAAAGGGTTGGAGTTTGCCGTTGTGTTTATTGCCGGTTGTGAAAAAGGCTATATACCCTTTGAAAGAAGTGGGGAAAAAAAGACAGACATCAATGAGGAAAGACGCCTTTTTTATGTGGCCATGACCCGTGCCAAACAAAGGCTGTATTTAACCCGGGCGAAAAAACGCACCATCTTTGGAAAAACGCTGTCCAGAGATCTCTCCCCATTTGTAGCAGATATTGAAAAGCAATTAAAAAAACAGGAAACACCCGTTCCACAGAAAAAGAAAAACAGACCGGTTCAACTGGAGCTATTTTAG
- a CDS encoding adenylate/guanylate cyclase domain-containing protein encodes MNCPICHSNNKDRANFCSNCGFDLKNQTPTHIKEPKPYTPERPINQPSSAKFSFEGERKLVTVLFTEISNYITLMEKISPEDVHQVMDGFFHILLTEIHKYQGTINQFTGNGIIAMFGAPLAIENHARKACLAALASQSSVKNYAITIKQKLGISFKIRIGLNSGPVVVGSIGDDLLYDYTAFGDTTYLAFMIQKAAKPGSVLLSHSVYRRVRNNFVFHTLEPFSYKASAPVKIYELKQDVTSSQSLNKPVISSTLIGRNKELNKLKLHLSKVINGEGSIINLVGEAGIGKSRLIEELKKQEAIKNVALLEGRALAFGKNLSFHPIITIFKNWAKISEKDPPVEMVRKLKNSIWGLCLHETSEIFPFVATLMGLRLSGEYQDKIKDVEDEALEKLIINSIRKLLIKSSQTVPLVFILEDMHWADTSTIDFTESLMGLIQNNRILFINIFRPGYIGTSERFLNTVTKLYPDIYTQISLQPLNRKDSETLVGNFMDIKALPFSIRKQILDRSNGNPFFTEEIIRSIIDVEAAVLKNGVFKPTAKINALVIPQTINDVLMARIDRLDKKTKNLLAVASVIGRSFFYRILADIVHPEEDFDQQLSILKEAQLIFKRNRMGELEYLFKHALTQEVVYESILQKKRIFLHLKVATSIERLFYDKLYEFYGLLAYHYGRGENLGKTEEYLIKAGEASLKSSASNEALSYFKEALNLYLNKYGDDADPEKIALFEKNIGLAYYNKGLFVNAVEHFDIVLDRFAYGFPKNRFHKAFRLVFDMLFLMAKIYLPFLQAKRKPSPKDNMVFDIFQKRGICLIYLDTKRFFIENITFIKRLTRFDLKQVDTGVYSYCSSSGIFALTGILFGLSGRILKHAERLIDKNNIKELLCYEMYNRFHQILSGQWYNCKKYNENLVVLNLKKDESGWLQPISFITAC; translated from the coding sequence ATGAATTGTCCGATTTGTCATAGTAATAATAAAGATCGCGCAAATTTTTGCAGCAATTGCGGATTTGACCTCAAAAATCAAACACCGACCCACATAAAAGAACCCAAGCCCTATACCCCCGAACGACCCATCAACCAGCCTTCATCCGCTAAATTCTCTTTTGAAGGCGAACGCAAACTGGTCACCGTTCTTTTCACCGAGATCTCCAATTACATTACCCTGATGGAAAAAATTTCTCCGGAAGACGTTCACCAGGTCATGGATGGATTTTTTCATATTTTACTCACCGAAATCCATAAATACCAGGGAACCATTAATCAGTTTACCGGCAATGGAATAATTGCCATGTTTGGCGCGCCCCTGGCTATTGAAAACCATGCCCGAAAAGCATGTCTGGCTGCTCTGGCATCTCAAAGCTCCGTTAAAAATTATGCCATAACAATCAAACAAAAACTTGGTATATCATTTAAAATACGAATCGGTCTCAATTCCGGTCCAGTGGTAGTGGGTTCAATTGGAGATGACCTTCTCTATGACTACACGGCTTTTGGCGATACTACCTATCTGGCTTTTATGATTCAAAAAGCGGCCAAACCCGGCTCTGTCTTACTGTCCCACAGTGTCTATAGAAGGGTTCGCAATAACTTTGTTTTTCACACGTTAGAACCGTTTTCCTATAAAGCATCAGCTCCGGTTAAAATTTATGAGCTAAAGCAGGATGTTACCTCTTCTCAGTCGCTTAATAAACCGGTCATATCCTCAACGCTAATTGGGAGAAACAAAGAACTAAATAAATTAAAACTTCATTTATCAAAAGTGATCAATGGAGAAGGCTCAATTATTAACCTGGTGGGCGAAGCGGGTATCGGAAAATCCCGCCTAATCGAGGAATTAAAAAAACAGGAGGCAATAAAAAATGTCGCGCTTCTTGAAGGCCGGGCGCTTGCTTTTGGTAAAAACCTTAGTTTTCATCCAATTATAACTATATTTAAAAATTGGGCAAAAATAAGTGAAAAAGACCCCCCGGTCGAAATGGTCAGAAAGCTGAAAAATTCCATCTGGGGGCTGTGCCTTCATGAAACTTCAGAGATTTTTCCTTTTGTGGCCACACTGATGGGATTAAGGCTATCCGGAGAATATCAAGATAAGATAAAGGATGTAGAGGATGAAGCCTTAGAAAAGTTGATTATTAACAGTATTCGAAAATTATTGATTAAATCATCCCAAACCGTTCCTTTGGTGTTTATCCTGGAGGATATGCACTGGGCGGATACCAGCACCATAGATTTTACCGAGTCTTTGATGGGTCTGATCCAGAATAACCGCATACTTTTTATAAATATATTTCGGCCCGGATATATTGGAACCAGTGAACGCTTTTTAAACACGGTTACTAAATTATATCCAGACATCTACACCCAGATCTCCCTTCAACCGCTGAACAGAAAGGATAGCGAAACCCTTGTGGGTAATTTTATGGATATTAAAGCGCTTCCGTTTTCTATCCGTAAGCAAATACTGGACCGGTCAAACGGCAATCCCTTTTTTACCGAAGAAATAATACGTTCTATTATAGATGTTGAAGCCGCTGTGTTAAAAAATGGTGTTTTTAAACCGACCGCGAAAATTAATGCCCTGGTTATCCCTCAAACCATCAACGATGTCCTTATGGCCAGGATTGATCGCCTTGATAAAAAAACCAAAAACCTTCTAGCGGTTGCCTCTGTGATCGGAAGAAGCTTCTTCTACCGCATTCTGGCGGATATTGTCCATCCGGAAGAAGATTTTGATCAACAGCTTTCCATCCTAAAAGAAGCCCAGTTAATTTTTAAAAGAAATCGAATGGGAGAACTGGAATATCTGTTTAAGCATGCTCTCACCCAGGAGGTGGTGTATGAATCGATCCTTCAAAAAAAAAGAATCTTTCTGCATTTGAAAGTCGCCACCTCAATAGAACGTCTGTTTTATGATAAACTATACGAGTTCTACGGTTTGCTGGCCTACCATTACGGGCGGGGTGAAAACCTGGGAAAAACCGAAGAATACTTAATAAAAGCCGGCGAAGCGTCGTTAAAGTCATCCGCTTCCAATGAAGCGCTAAGCTATTTTAAAGAAGCATTAAATTTATATCTTAACAAGTATGGAGATGATGCCGATCCTGAAAAAATAGCCCTGTTTGAAAAAAACATCGGGTTGGCATATTATAATAAAGGTTTGTTTGTCAATGCGGTGGAGCATTTTGATATTGTTTTAGATCGTTTTGCATATGGCTTCCCCAAAAATAGGTTTCATAAAGCCTTTCGCCTTGTTTTTGATATGCTTTTCCTTATGGCCAAAATTTATCTTCCGTTTCTGCAAGCAAAACGTAAACCGTCTCCAAAAGACAATATGGTTTTTGACATTTTTCAAAAAAGAGGCATTTGTTTAATATATTTAGATACAAAAAGATTCTTTATTGAGAACATTACCTTTATTAAACGACTCACCCGGTTTGATCTTAAACAGGTGGACACCGGTGTCTATTCATACTGTTCATCCAGTGGGATTTTCGCCTTAACCGGAATTTTATTTGGTTTGAGCGGCAGAATATTAAAACATGCCGAACGCTTAATTGATAAAAACAATATCAAAGAACTTCTTTGCTACGAAATGTACAACCGTTTTCATCAAATACTGTCCGGGCAGTGGTATAATTGCAAAAAATATAATGAAAATTTAGTGGTGCTCAATTTAAAAAAGGACGAATCTGGCTGGCTGCAACCTATATCCTTCATAACGGCCTGTTAA
- the dnaN gene encoding DNA polymerase III subunit beta, with product MDFTINRHVFSNVLAKVQGLTGRKTNLAITTNVLIKAKGSQLSVIATDLETGFEGYYSAEIKKEGSAALNARKLFEIVREFPDELIRIHEVENYWIKIGRDKVDAAEEKQLEFNIVGMNPDDFPDIPEIEEVQFFNIDPTALNKMIERTVIITASPDDKRAHFIGIYLEIIEKDDKKLLRMVSTDGSRLSTADHIYDKNDEIPINKSILIPKKGINEVTKFLDDEKLVQLGVKDNNFIIKKNSEKIIIRLLEGDFPDYIDITTKKDVHTIKMDKNLFLMMLKRMSILASDDYKGVIFTFDKDKLKIDSTNPEIGESREDIIIDYNGDNVEAMFNPRFFIETINVIDDEKILLSISSGEKPCIIEAEKDKTYLSVIMPMKI from the coding sequence ATGGATTTTACCATAAACAGACATGTTTTCTCCAACGTTTTGGCTAAAGTACAGGGTCTTACCGGGAGAAAAACAAATCTTGCCATAACCACCAACGTACTTATCAAAGCTAAAGGTTCACAACTGTCCGTTATTGCAACAGATTTGGAAACAGGATTTGAAGGTTATTATTCGGCTGAAATAAAAAAAGAGGGCTCAGCAGCGTTAAATGCAAGAAAACTATTTGAAATTGTAAGAGAATTTCCGGATGAGCTGATAAGGATACATGAGGTAGAAAATTACTGGATTAAAATTGGAAGAGATAAGGTCGATGCTGCTGAAGAAAAGCAGCTTGAATTCAATATCGTTGGGATGAATCCAGATGATTTTCCTGATATACCTGAGATAGAAGAAGTTCAGTTTTTTAACATCGATCCTACGGCTTTAAATAAGATGATTGAAAGAACAGTGATCATCACGGCTTCTCCGGACGATAAGCGGGCTCATTTTATCGGGATCTATTTAGAAATAATAGAAAAGGATGATAAAAAATTATTACGGATGGTATCGACAGATGGCAGCAGACTTTCTACTGCTGATCATATATATGATAAAAATGATGAGATCCCCATTAATAAAAGTATTCTAATACCTAAAAAAGGAATAAATGAAGTCACCAAATTTCTCGACGATGAAAAACTGGTACAACTGGGGGTGAAAGATAATAATTTTATAATTAAAAAAAATAGCGAAAAAATCATAATCAGATTGTTAGAAGGCGACTTTCCAGATTACATCGACATCACCACCAAGAAAGATGTACATACCATTAAAATGGATAAAAACTTATTTTTAATGATGCTAAAAAGAATGTCCATTTTGGCATCGGATGATTATAAAGGAGTGATATTTACTTTTGATAAAGATAAATTAAAAATAGATTCCACCAATCCGGAGATTGGTGAATCAAGAGAGGATATTATTATCGATTACAATGGCGATAATGTCGAAGCCATGTTCAACCCGAGGTTTTTTATAGAAACCATTAATGTGATCGACGACGAAAAAATTCTATTAAGTATTAGCAGCGGAGAAAAACCGTGTATTATAGAGGCTGAAAAAGATAAAACCTATCTGAGTGTAATTATGCCTATGAAAATCTGA
- the gyrB gene encoding DNA topoisomerase (ATP-hydrolyzing) subunit B, whose product MKEKINIYNEDNIKILEGLEAVRKRPSMYIGNVDMAGLHHLVYEVVDNSIDEAMAGYCDTIKVIIHTDNSVSVEDNGRGIPVGIHKKENIPAVEVVMTKLHAGGKFDDHSYKVSGGLHGVGVSVVNALSSFLEVEIYSNGKIYYQTYEKGIKTSELKEKGKTRKNGTKVHFVPDMEILTTDNFSYDILIRRLRELAFLNKGVKIIIEDERSDNKEEFYFKGGLKAFVEYLNRRHSTLHKAVIIEGVKNDVEIDVAIQYNDTYNEKIFSFANNIRTAEGGFHLIGFKAALTRTINQYASNGNLPKNLKAKITGDDVREGLTAIISVRIKSPQFEGQTKTKLGNSEVKGLVESLVNEKLGSFFEENPAVAKKIISKGVDAARARDAAKRARDIARNKGALVDATLPGKLAECQSSYPFERELFLVEGDSAGGSAKQGRDRKFQAILPLKGKILNVEKARFDKILKSEEIKNIITALGTGVGKEEYNIEKIKYHKVIIMTDADVDGSHIRTLLLTFFFRQMSEMIDKGFLYIAQPPLLKVGKGKNERYIKDEQELKNYILKRTCNSKSIKAGEKIIKGHDLYILIGDIAEYFSIMEKLNRKGLKTEIAELLIKESVEDKKFLQDRKKMSKLRERLIEKGYDVGETSWNEERDVYEMEIRNTVHGKQQEIFVEKDPVANNPIKIGRSLIYSKEFQKGLVIGKKILKYHNVRFHIFNNDNNKETIKLEDKQSLLDYMINEGKKGLSIQRYKGLGEMNPEQLWETTMNPEKRNLLQVRIEDVVDTDETFTILMGEEVEPRREFIYSNALEVNTLDI is encoded by the coding sequence ATGAAAGAAAAAATTAATATATATAACGAAGATAATATAAAAATATTGGAAGGTCTTGAAGCGGTTAGAAAAAGACCGTCAATGTATATCGGAAATGTGGATATGGCCGGACTTCATCATCTTGTTTATGAAGTCGTTGACAACAGCATTGATGAAGCCATGGCCGGATACTGTGATACCATTAAGGTCATCATACATACCGATAACAGCGTGAGTGTGGAAGATAATGGACGTGGTATACCGGTTGGTATTCACAAGAAAGAGAATATTCCGGCAGTTGAAGTGGTGATGACAAAGCTTCATGCGGGTGGTAAATTCGACGATCATTCATATAAAGTTTCAGGTGGACTGCACGGGGTGGGTGTTTCAGTGGTAAATGCTCTTTCTTCTTTTCTTGAAGTAGAAATATATTCTAATGGCAAAATTTACTACCAAACCTACGAAAAAGGGATTAAGACAAGCGAATTAAAAGAAAAAGGGAAAACAAGAAAAAATGGCACAAAGGTTCATTTCGTGCCGGATATGGAAATATTAACCACTGATAATTTTTCCTACGATATTCTTATTAGAAGATTAAGAGAACTTGCATTTTTAAATAAAGGCGTAAAAATAATTATTGAAGATGAACGGTCTGACAATAAAGAAGAATTTTATTTTAAAGGAGGACTGAAAGCGTTTGTTGAGTATTTAAACAGAAGACATTCCACCCTTCATAAAGCCGTTATTATTGAAGGGGTAAAAAATGACGTGGAAATAGATGTAGCCATTCAGTACAATGATACCTACAATGAAAAAATATTTTCCTTTGCCAATAATATAAGAACGGCTGAAGGAGGTTTTCATCTTATCGGTTTTAAAGCCGCTCTAACCCGAACAATCAACCAATATGCATCTAACGGAAATTTACCCAAAAACCTTAAAGCAAAAATCACCGGAGATGATGTTAGAGAGGGTCTTACGGCCATTATCAGTGTGAGGATTAAATCACCGCAGTTTGAAGGACAGACTAAAACAAAACTGGGAAACAGCGAAGTAAAAGGGCTGGTCGAGTCCCTGGTTAATGAAAAATTGGGGAGCTTTTTTGAAGAAAACCCAGCCGTAGCCAAGAAAATAATTTCAAAAGGTGTAGATGCTGCAAGAGCAAGGGATGCCGCCAAGAGAGCCAGGGATATCGCCAGAAACAAGGGTGCGCTGGTTGATGCGACACTTCCCGGAAAGCTGGCGGAATGCCAAAGTTCATATCCTTTTGAAAGAGAACTGTTTCTTGTTGAAGGAGATTCCGCCGGAGGAAGTGCAAAACAGGGAAGGGATAGAAAGTTTCAGGCAATTTTGCCACTCAAAGGAAAAATACTGAATGTTGAAAAAGCCCGATTTGATAAAATATTAAAAAGTGAGGAAATAAAAAATATCATCACCGCTTTGGGTACCGGTGTGGGGAAAGAAGAATATAACATTGAGAAAATTAAATATCATAAAGTTATTATCATGACGGATGCTGATGTTGATGGTTCACACATACGGACACTTTTGTTAACCTTTTTTTTCCGACAGATGTCGGAAATGATTGATAAAGGATTTCTTTATATTGCCCAACCGCCGCTTCTTAAGGTGGGTAAAGGCAAAAATGAAAGATATATTAAAGACGAGCAAGAACTAAAAAACTATATATTAAAAAGAACATGTAACAGTAAAAGTATAAAGGCGGGCGAAAAGATAATTAAGGGGCACGACCTTTATATTTTAATCGGAGATATTGCCGAATATTTCTCCATTATGGAAAAGCTTAATAGAAAAGGACTAAAGACAGAAATCGCAGAATTACTCATTAAAGAAAGTGTTGAAGATAAAAAATTTCTTCAAGACAGGAAAAAGATGTCTAAATTAAGGGAGCGGTTAATTGAAAAAGGGTATGATGTAGGCGAAACATCATGGAATGAAGAACGAGATGTATATGAAATGGAGATAAGAAATACAGTTCATGGAAAACAACAAGAAATATTTGTTGAAAAAGACCCGGTAGCCAATAATCCCATAAAAATTGGAAGAAGCCTTATATATTCCAAAGAATTTCAAAAAGGACTGGTGATAGGAAAGAAAATACTAAAGTATCATAATGTTCGTTTTCATATTTTTAATAATGATAATAATAAAGAAACGATAAAACTTGAAGATAAACAAAGCTTGCTTGACTATATGATAAATGAAGGAAAAAAAGGACTATCCATTCAAAGATACAAAGGATTGGGAGAAATGAATCCGGAACAGCTATGGGAAACAACCATGAATCCCGAAAAGAGAAACCTTTTGCAGGTGAGGATTGAGGATGTGGTAGATACAGATGAAACGTTTACCATTCTTATGGGAGAAGAGGTAGAACCGCGAAGAGAGTTTATTTACAGCAACGCCTTAGAGGTCAACACTCTGGATATTTAA